The Sulfolobus sp. A20 genomic interval GAGAATTTAATAGTAGTTAGAAAAATTTTTACTAGCTATGGTGCTGGAATAAGTAACGTAAAGTTACACGTTTATAATTCAAGGGAAGTCCTCGAAAAAATTGAACCAAAATACTTATTAGATAGAGACGCGGGAACAAAGCAGAAGAAAGGAGGAGGCGGTAAGAGTGGCAAAGAATGAAAAAGTTAAGGCAATAGTTAGGACGTATTATGTAATTGAAAACGGCAAGATAAAACTAAAGAATAAGAAATGTCCTAGATGCGGTAGTGTTATGGCTCATCACATGAAGCCTAATGAAAGATGGGCTTGTGGCAAATGTGGATACACTGAGTTTATAGGTACTGGGAGGAAAAAGTAATCGAAATGATAGTACTAGGAATCGAGTCTACAGCTCACACTTTTGGAGTTGGCATTGCTTCAGATAAAGAACCATATGTCCTCGCCAATGTAAGAGATACTTTTGTTCCTAAAGAAGGTGGAATGAAACCTGGAGATTTGCTAAGACACCATGCTGAAGTATCAGCAACTGTGTTAAAGAAGGCTCTTGAAGTATCAAGATTGACAATCAGAGACATAGATTACATAGCGGTAGCCTTAGG includes:
- a CDS encoding 30S ribosomal protein S24e, encoding MSSSESTKIKISDKAEGIIERQFQNTLIGRREISIKVYHMGSGTPSRKDMIKSVAQALGVQENLIVVRKIFTSYGAGISNVKLHVYNSREVLEKIEPKYLLDRDAGTKQKKGGGGKSGKE
- a CDS encoding 30S ribosomal protein S27ae, encoding MAKNEKVKAIVRTYYVIENGKIKLKNKKCPRCGSVMAHHMKPNERWACGKCGYTEFIGTGRKK